The Streptomyces sp. NBC_01463 DNA window CCGCGTCGGGGAAGGCCCGTTCCAGCGACTCACGCAGGAGGTCCGCCTCCGCCAGGACTGCCGGATGGTGAGTGGGCGGCAGACTGTCGAGCAGGGCGTCGAACAGCGCGCGCAGCCGTCGGCAGACCTGTACGGACGTAGCCCCGTAGTCGCGGATCTCGCAGACTGCGAGCTGGAGGTAGTCCTCCCACGCTCTCCCCCGCAGCACGAGCCGCGGCCTGCCGTCGTCGCCGGTCAGCACGTACCGGCCGGGGAGCGGGGACTGGCCGATCACGGTGAGGAACGACTCGATGTGGTTGAGGACCTGAACGGCGGTGGTGGGATCGTTGACGGCGGGCGAAAGTGCCCGGATGGCGATGTCGACGAGCACTCGCAGGGCGAAGGCCGGGTCCTGTTCGATCGTCCGCTCCGGGCCGAGCGCGATGAGGTCGGTCACGCGCTCGTCGTCGGGCGTGGACCTGCCGCCGTGGATTTCGACGAGGACGGCGCCCCGGGGGACGTAGTCACCGATCAGGTGGGGCACGGTGAACACGCAGTCGTGGCGCGTGGCGAGTGCCGAGAGGCCGCCTGCATGGAGCGCCTGGATGGCCCCGCCCGCAGTCGCGCGGACGAGGGTCGTGCGACCGTCCCGCACTGCGGCTTCCCCGCCGTGCGGGGCCGAGGCTCTGACCGCCGCTGCCCCGTGCTCGAAGACGTCCTCCCCCATACGGCCGACGAGATCGGCGATGGCGACAGGCCTGAGGTTGTGCGTGAAGCGGTTGAGATAGATGAGCAGGAGCAACAGGCTGACGGCCACAGCCATGCCGGCGAGGGTGACCCCGAAGTCGGGCACCGAATTCGCCTCGATGCTGCGCAGCAGGGAGAAGGCGAAGGCGAATGTGCCGGTGAAGGTGGCCAGCACGGTCTTCTGCAACCGGTCCCGGTACCAGAGCCGCATATATCGTGGGGACAACGTTCCGGTGGCCTGCTGAATGACGAGAACGCCGATGGTCACGACGAATCCCAGAAGGGCGATCATCGCCCCGACGATGGAGCTCAGAACTCCGCTCGCCGTCGTCGCGGAATAGCGCCAGCCGCTCGGTGGCCAGTCCGCACTGTCCGCGGTGATGGCCAGTTCGGCCAGGACGACTCCCAGCAGGAGACCGAACAAGGGTGCGATCCACAGGTTCGCTTTCACGTACTGCCGCAGCCGGAATGCGGAGGCCCAGGACATCATGATGCGCACAGTGGCTTCGTCACCTGTCTCACCGCTCGGTGCACTGCTCGACGCGGGGGATCAGCAGGACAACTCTGTCGCCTTCCCCCGGAGTAACCCGCCGCTTCTCGGTGACGGGTTCCAGCCGCAGGTCCTCGTGCACCACGAAGAGGGTCTCGCTCCCGGGCGGAAGGGGGGCGGGGGCCGGCTGGACCAGGAACCGCGCGCCCGCCTCGTACCGCGCGGCCAGTGTGTGGCGCACGAGCGATCTGCCGAAGAGGATGTCCCCACCGGTGTAAGGAGCCACGACTCCGTGACTGTCCTGGGGAGGCCCGACCCGATAGACAGGCCCTTCGACGCTGTCCTGCATCACGACAGAGGCGAGCGCGTTGAAGTCGTCGTCGTCCGTGGCCAGGAACACCGCCGTCACCCCCTCCAGGCGGGCACCCGGGTTGGTGGCGGTGGCCAGCAGATCCCCCGTGGCGAGTTGGATACCGGCGTCCGCGATCCGTTGTCGCTCCTCTGCCAGGCCCGCCCACATCAGCAGGTCCAGCCCGGCGGATCGCAGGCTCCTTCCCAGATCCACCACCCACGGCTCGCCGCCCACGAGCAGGATCCGGGTCCCGGCGGGTTTGACGATGCCCAGGATTCTGGCGACCGGTGCCGCGCTCAGGGCGTACAACAGGACCGTGCCGACGATCACGAGAAACGTGACGGGAAGGATTTTCGCGGCCCCGTCGACTCCCCTGTCGACGAGGTTCGCCGAGAATGCCGTAGCCGTGGCTGCCGCGACGATGCCGCGAGGGGCCATCCACCCGACGAAGGCCCGTTCGCCTGGGCTCAGCCCGGCGCGAGCGGTCGACAAGTAGGCGACGAGTGGACGGACCACGAGGACGAGGATGGCGATGAGGGCGAGGGCGGGGAGGAGTACGGGGACGAGGGAGGCAGGTGTGATCGTGGCGGAGATGGAGACGAACAGCAGGCCGATGATCAGCTGCGCCAGGGTCTCGAAGAAGGGGCGCCGCGCGGGCATGTCGAAACCCTTGATGTTGGTGACGGCGAGGCCCGTGACGATGGCGGCGATGAGTCCCGTGTCATCCCTGACGACGTCGGCACCGGCGGACACGGCGATCACCGTGGTCAGCTGGGCCAGCGTCCCGAGCGTCTCACCGAGCCGAAGTGTACGAAGCGTCAGCCACAGGATCGCCGTGCCGACCGCGCCGGCGGCCAGGCCCACGGCCATGCTGAGGGCGAACTGGCCGAGTTGGTAACCGCGGCCGATGTCGATCTGGTGGGTGGTGGCGATGGCGTGGAAGGTCAGGGCACCCAGGATGCCCCCGATGGGGTCGGTGAGGGTCCCTTCCCAGATGAGGATCCGGCGCGTCTTGTCCGTGGGCCGTACGAAGTCGAGAATGGGACCTACGACCGTGGGTCCGGAGACGACGAGGATCACACCGAGCATCGATGCCACTCTGAGGGGCATGTCGAACATCGCCGGTGCCACGGCGGCGGTGATCAGAAACGTGACGAGCACACCGAGCAGCAGCAGCCGTCCGACGATCCCCCGTGTCCGGCCGGTGAGCTTCCGCAGGTTGAGCCCGAGGCCGGCGTCGTAGAGGATCACCGCCACGGCCATCGACACGAGGGCGTCGAAGTTCTGCCCCATCAGCTTGTCGGGATGGACGACGTCCGTCAGCGCTCCTGCCGTGAACCCGGCGGGAAGCAGGATGATGAGTGCGGGAAGGCGCAGCCTGCTCGCCAGGATCTGCGACCCGGTGGCGAGGACCAGGGTCAGTGCGATCCCGAGGTAGATCTCGTCATCTGTCACAACAACTCCTTTCGGCAGGGTGGGCAGGAAACTGTGCTGACGGGTCAGGTGGTGCCCGCTCTGCCTCCACCCCCGGGATCGTCGCCCTGGCGCAGGTCGGCCTCACTGAGTTCTTCGAGATCGCCTCGGGTGTCGAGCCAGTACAGGAAGACGACGGCCGGTACCACGATCACCAGCGCGACCAGGGTGACGAACGCCAGCCAGGTCAGCGTGGTGGATGCGCCGGCACCTTCGGCGACGGTCATCGACGTCGGGAGGAGGTAGGGGCGCTGAGCCAGGCCCCAGGCGAGGACCGCGCAGGCGACGGCGCCGACGGCCGATGCGCGGGCCCAGCCTCCCGGTCTCCGCGTGAGCAGCCACGCCGTGTTGAGTGAGGCCGCTCCGGCTGCGATCGCGAAGGCCAGCCCCGCCCCATGAGTGAGCCCGTGCCAGATGTGCGGGGCGTCCTCGCTGGTGACGAACAGGGTGATCAGCGCGAGCACCGCTAGGGCGATGAGGCTCAGTAGCCCGCGCCGCCGGAAGTAGGCGATCAGGTGGGGCGCGTCGAAGCGGCGGGCGTCCCCTGCCAGGAAGACGGCGCCCAGGAAGGCCGTCGCGGCGACGGCGAGCAGGCCGAACATGACGGAGGTGGGGTTGGACCAGGCGTCCGCCGACGCCTCCGTTCCGAGTTTCACCCGGCCTGAGGCCACTCCCCCCACTGCGGCGCCGAGGAAGAACGGCGTCACGAGTGAGGCCAGGGCGAACACGGCACCGTAAAGCCGGCGTTCGGCGAGCTTCCGGGCCACCTTTCGGAAGGCGAAGCCGGCTCCGCGCAGGACCAGGCCCACAGCGGCCAGCGCCAGTGGCAGCCACATGGCGGAGAACACGGCCTGGAAGAGGGTGGGGAAGCCGGTCCACATGATGACGAAGACGAAGATCAGCCAGACGTTGTTGACCTCCCATACGGGTGCCATGGCGTGATCGATGAGCCATCGCGGCTGCTTGCCGCGTTCGGCGCCTCCCGCGGTCAGGTCCCAGAAGCCGGCCCCGTAGTCGGTTCCGCCCGCGCAGGTGTACGCGGCGATGGCCAGCAGCAACACCGCTGCCATCAGGTCGGCCGTCACGGCCGTTCACCCTGGGACGGGCCGGTGCCACGGCCGCCACCTGCGGGGACAGCTGTCCGGGGGCCATAGGGGCTGTCTGCCTCCGGCTCATCCGCCGGACGGCCGGCGGCCTGCTCTGCGTCGGCGAGGCGCCATCGGGTGCGCAGCTTCAGCAGGACGGCGAGGAACGAGCCGAAGATGAGCAGGTAGACGACGATCACCAGGCCGAGCATGATCCACAGGGTGGACGAGTGCGTCGCCGTGACCGCCTGAGCAACGCGCATGTTCTGGTACACGATCCAGGGCTGGCGTCCCACCTCGGTCGCGATCCAGCCGCATTCGACAGCCACCACCGAGGCCGGACCGGCGCAGGCCGCGCCGCGGTAGAACCACTTGGAGGCGGGAAGTCTGCGATGCCGCATCCAGACCAGGCCGTACCAGAGCGCGAGGAGCACCAGGGCGGAGCCGATGAGGACCATGATGTCGAAAGCCCAGTGTGCGATCGTCGCCTGGAGGGCCGTGGGCCGTTGGTCCGGCGGTACTGAGGTGAGTCCGACGACCTTGGTGTCCGGGCTGAAGCCGGCGAGGACGGAGTCGAGCAGCGGCACCTTGATGCCGCCCGAGATGGAACCGTCGGAGTGCATGCGGCCGAACAGGTACTCCGGTACGCGGGTGTCGGTCTTCCAGACGATCTCCATGGCCGCGAACTTCACCGGCTGCTTGTGGAACACCGAACGGGCGATGGAGTCGCCGAGAATGAACTGTACCGGGGTCGCCACCGCGGCGATGGTGAAGGGAACGGTGAAGCCGAGACGGTGGTAACGGTCACGACGCCCCCTCAGCCAGCCCACTGCGTAGACCCCAGCCACCACGTAGCCCGCTGTCAGCAGCATGGCCACGACGAAGTGCCAGTACTGCGGCCCGAACATCGGCGTGAAGATCGCCTTCCAGATGTTCACGTCCGTCGGCCGGCCGGCGCTGTCGAGGGAGAAGCCCTGCGGTGTGTTCATCCACGAGTTGGCCGCCAGGATGCCGAAGGCCCCCAGCAGCGCCGCGGCCGGGAGGGGCAGCCCGAGCAGGAAGTGCGTCCGGGGCTTCAGCCGCCGCCACCCGTAGAGGTAGATGGCGATGAGGACCGCTTCGAGGAAGAACGCCCAGGCCTCGACCCCGAAGCCGATTCCGAAGACGTCACCCCATCTGCCCATCATCCCCGGCCAGAGCAGTCCGAATTCGAAGGAGAGCACGGTACCGGTGACGACTCCGACGGCGAACTGGACCGCCATGACCGCCGACCAGCGCCGCGCCAGCAGGAGGGCAGTCGCGTCCTTGTGGCGCAGCCCGCGGTAGTGCATGACCAGGGTGATCAAAGGCAGGGCCACGCCCAGCGGGACCAGGATGATGTGGGAGGCCAGGGTGAAGGCCATGAGTTCCCGGGCCGGCAGGAGTTGATCCGGAGCACTCGCCAGCAGGTGGACCGAGGTGTGCATAACCGCCTTCGCAATGTTCAGGAGCCTGCGGAAGCGGTCAGCCGCCTGTTGCGAATCCGGGGAAGAGCGTCATCCCGCCGTCGACGTAGAGAGTCGTCCCCACGACGTAGTCCATGAGGTCGGACGCGAGAAGGACGACGGCGTGGGCGATGTCCTCGGGGTCCCCGATCCGGTCGTAGGGGATCAGACGCAGGAGGTCGTCCCGGGCCTGCGGCGTCTCCCAGGCACTGCGGTTGATGGGTGTCTTGATCGCCCCGGGCGCGACGGCGTTCACCCGGATCTTGTCCGGTGCGAGCTCTTGGGCCAGGGTCTGCATCATCATCTGCACGCCTCCCTTGGAGGAGGCGTAGTTCACGTGCCCCGCCCAGGGGATGAGCTGGTGCACCGAGCTCATGCAGATGATCTTCCCGGCCGCCCGGGACACCTCGGGGACCACTCCGCGCCGACGGAACTCCTTGGCCGCCTCCCGTGCGCACAGGAACTGGCCTGTGAGGTTGACGTCGAGGACCTTCTGCCACTGGGCGAGAGTCATTTCGGTGAACTTGGCGTCCCGCTGCATGCCTGCATTGGCAACCAGGATGTCGAGGGTCCCGAAATCCTGGACCGTCCGGCCCACCATCGCGGTCACCTGGGGCTCCTGCGACACGTCGGCCTCGTAGGCCACAGCGCGAACCCCGAACGAGGCGATCTCCTCCACTACCTGCTCGGCAGCGTCCCGATTGCTCACGTAGTTCACCGCAACCTGGGCGCCCGCCCGGCCCAGCGCGATGGCGGTGGCCTTGCCGATGCCCGAATTTGCGCCGGTCACCAGAGCTGTCTGGCCCTTCAGCAAGTCGGTCGGCAAAGCCCCCCACGATGCCTCGACGTGAGAATCCACGATGCCCTGTCCCCTCGCTACACCGCTCCGACCCACCCGGCCATTGCCCGGCAGGCGGGGATCAGGCAATCACCAACTCGCCGCTGAGACAGCCTGGCGGGCCGCTCTTGGGCCATCGGGCGGAGCGGTTTCCCCCGGTCGGCTCAGCCGCGGCTCCAGGCGGCGTTCAGGAGGACTGCCATGCCGTGATGCCCCATCGGAGCACATGGGTGCCGCCCGGCTCCAGGATGTCGGGGCCGCGGGCGCTGCGAAAGGCGTCCGGCGGGCAGGACATGGGCTCTACCGCGACGGCTCGGCGGCGTTCGGTCTCCGGAAGCGTGTCACCCGTGTAGATCTGCACGTATCGAGCGCCTTCGCCGAGCCGGACATCCACCCCGTGAACCCCGGAAGGGTGGGCCAGCCGTACGACGGCCACGTCGCCGTCGGAGCGGTCGAGACTGAAGGCGGTGTCCAGTCGCCGGGAGCCGATGGGGCGAGCCGTACGGAAGTCGAGGTCCGAACCTTCGACGGGCTCCCGGCCGACCGGCAGGCCCCGGTCGTCGGTGAGGAAGCGCTCCCGGGCGGGAACGGTCAGCACAACCGTGTCGACAGGGCCGGTGCCGAGTGTCAGATACGGATGCTGCCCCACGCCATAGGGAGCGGGCCCGTCCCCCACGTTGGTGGCGCAGACGACGACGTCGAGGCCGGCGGGCCCAAGCCGGTACTCGGCGGTCACGTCCAGCAGGAAGGGGTAGCCCGGCTGCGGCCGGAGTACGGTACCCAGTCGCAGCGATTCCTCGCTTCGGGCCTGCAACTGCCACGGGACCCAGCGGACGAGGCCGTGGATCGCGTTGCTCTTTTCCGGTTCGGAGAGGGGGAGTTGCAGGTCCACGCCGTCGAAGTGGTAACCGCCGCCGCCTATGCGGTTGGGCCAGGGAACGAGCAGTTGCCCCCTGCCGCCGGTGATGGGTGCATTGGCGGCGAAGCCGTCCAGCAGGGTCCGGCCGTCCACTTCGTAGTGGCGCAGGGCCGCGCCCAGTTGGACCACGACGGCTTT harbors:
- a CDS encoding SDR family oxidoreductase, translated to MPTDLLKGQTALVTGANSGIGKATAIALGRAGAQVAVNYVSNRDAAEQVVEEIASFGVRAVAYEADVSQEPQVTAMVGRTVQDFGTLDILVANAGMQRDAKFTEMTLAQWQKVLDVNLTGQFLCAREAAKEFRRRGVVPEVSRAAGKIICMSSVHQLIPWAGHVNYASSKGGVQMMMQTLAQELAPDKIRVNAVAPGAIKTPINRSAWETPQARDDLLRLIPYDRIGDPEDIAHAVVLLASDLMDYVVGTTLYVDGGMTLFPGFATGG
- a CDS encoding DUF2254 domain-containing protein, with product MMSWASAFRLRQYVKANLWIAPLFGLLLGVVLAELAITADSADWPPSGWRYSATTASGVLSSIVGAMIALLGFVVTIGVLVIQQATGTLSPRYMRLWYRDRLQKTVLATFTGTFAFAFSLLRSIEANSVPDFGVTLAGMAVAVSLLLLLIYLNRFTHNLRPVAIADLVGRMGEDVFEHGAAAVRASAPHGGEAAVRDGRTTLVRATAGGAIQALHAGGLSALATRHDCVFTVPHLIGDYVPRGAVLVEIHGGRSTPDDERVTDLIALGPERTIEQDPAFALRVLVDIAIRALSPAVNDPTTAVQVLNHIESFLTVIGQSPLPGRYVLTGDDGRPRLVLRGRAWEDYLQLAVCEIRDYGATSVQVCRRLRALFDALLDSLPPTHHPAVLAEADLLRESLERAFPDAARRAVARTADSQGVGGRFRSDRQPG
- a CDS encoding cytochrome d ubiquinol oxidase subunit II, translated to MTADLMAAVLLLAIAAYTCAGGTDYGAGFWDLTAGGAERGKQPRWLIDHAMAPVWEVNNVWLIFVFVIMWTGFPTLFQAVFSAMWLPLALAAVGLVLRGAGFAFRKVARKLAERRLYGAVFALASLVTPFFLGAAVGGVASGRVKLGTEASADAWSNPTSVMFGLLAVAATAFLGAVFLAGDARRFDAPHLIAYFRRRGLLSLIALAVLALITLFVTSEDAPHIWHGLTHGAGLAFAIAAGAASLNTAWLLTRRPGGWARASAVGAVACAVLAWGLAQRPYLLPTSMTVAEGAGASTTLTWLAFVTLVALVIVVPAVVFLYWLDTRGDLEELSEADLRQGDDPGGGGRAGTT
- a CDS encoding cation:proton antiporter, with product MTDDEIYLGIALTLVLATGSQILASRLRLPALIILLPAGFTAGALTDVVHPDKLMGQNFDALVSMAVAVILYDAGLGLNLRKLTGRTRGIVGRLLLLGVLVTFLITAAVAPAMFDMPLRVASMLGVILVVSGPTVVGPILDFVRPTDKTRRILIWEGTLTDPIGGILGALTFHAIATTHQIDIGRGYQLGQFALSMAVGLAAGAVGTAILWLTLRTLRLGETLGTLAQLTTVIAVSAGADVVRDDTGLIAAIVTGLAVTNIKGFDMPARRPFFETLAQLIIGLLFVSISATITPASLVPVLLPALALIAILVLVVRPLVAYLSTARAGLSPGERAFVGWMAPRGIVAAATATAFSANLVDRGVDGAAKILPVTFLVIVGTVLLYALSAAPVARILGIVKPAGTRILLVGGEPWVVDLGRSLRSAGLDLLMWAGLAEERQRIADAGIQLATGDLLATATNPGARLEGVTAVFLATDDDDFNALASVVMQDSVEGPVYRVGPPQDSHGVVAPYTGGDILFGRSLVRHTLAARYEAGARFLVQPAPAPLPPGSETLFVVHEDLRLEPVTEKRRVTPGEGDRVVLLIPRVEQCTER
- a CDS encoding gluconokinase, GntK/IdnK-type translates to MHGSAPPEGLTSGTPTAAAHDEVRGPSTSLVLVVGMSGSGKTTVGRLLAERLGWSYRDADEFHSATARARMAAGQALTDSDREPWLDAISAWLDHEIAAHHPAVVTCSALKRAYRDRLLAGRPEMRLVYLHGAPELIRSRLSDRRGHFFPASLLESQIADFEEPQPDERPLVVDIDQPPETIVAALTSLLLRLPAPGGAPHGRAAEPMVPPAGTPASPTGDQWTLTWKGQKAVVVQLGAALRHYEVDGRTLLDGFAANAPITGGRGQLLVPWPNRIGGGGYHFDGVDLQLPLSEPEKSNAIHGLVRWVPWQLQARSEESLRLGTVLRPQPGYPFLLDVTAEYRLGPAGLDVVVCATNVGDGPAPYGVGQHPYLTLGTGPVDTVVLTVPARERFLTDDRGLPVGREPVEGSDLDFRTARPIGSRRLDTAFSLDRSDGDVAVVRLAHPSGVHGVDVRLGEGARYVQIYTGDTLPETERRRAVAVEPMSCPPDAFRSARGPDILEPGGTHVLRWGITAWQSS
- a CDS encoding cytochrome ubiquinol oxidase subunit I, with translation MHTSVHLLASAPDQLLPARELMAFTLASHIILVPLGVALPLITLVMHYRGLRHKDATALLLARRWSAVMAVQFAVGVVTGTVLSFEFGLLWPGMMGRWGDVFGIGFGVEAWAFFLEAVLIAIYLYGWRRLKPRTHFLLGLPLPAAALLGAFGILAANSWMNTPQGFSLDSAGRPTDVNIWKAIFTPMFGPQYWHFVVAMLLTAGYVVAGVYAVGWLRGRRDRYHRLGFTVPFTIAAVATPVQFILGDSIARSVFHKQPVKFAAMEIVWKTDTRVPEYLFGRMHSDGSISGGIKVPLLDSVLAGFSPDTKVVGLTSVPPDQRPTALQATIAHWAFDIMVLIGSALVLLALWYGLVWMRHRRLPASKWFYRGAACAGPASVVAVECGWIATEVGRQPWIVYQNMRVAQAVTATHSSTLWIMLGLVIVVYLLIFGSFLAVLLKLRTRWRLADAEQAAGRPADEPEADSPYGPRTAVPAGGGRGTGPSQGERP